One Clostridium novyi NT genomic window carries:
- a CDS encoding amidohydrolase, translating to MEKQKIKQLICDLIDENSEKIIFLAKEIEKEPELGYKEVKTSKKITDFFEELGLNYRSGLALTGVKAKLKNESKGPNVAILSELDGVICFDSPKADKKTGATHTCGHHLQMAAMLGAALGLKKANIENELYGNVTFMAVPSEEYIEIAYRSKLKEEGKVHFLAGKQELIYNGEFDDVDIAMMFHSLKNCPTPTVATGETSNGFLGKTIHYKGKAAHAAEAPHAGVNALNAAMLGIMGINALRETFRDEDSIRVHPIITKGGDTVNSVPSDVRMESYVRAKNIKAMKETNEKVDRALLAGGYAIGAETTINTIPGHLPLRCSSIMNNMFEENAKKLLPEEQVIDAGHFTASTDMGDVSNLIPSIHPFIGGVSGNLHTKDFKVEDYDAALILPAKLMAMTVVDLLFNNAKEGKKVIEAFEPTFESKDEYIKFLEGCFERKVN from the coding sequence GTGGAAAAACAAAAAATCAAGCAACTTATATGTGATTTAATCGATGAAAATTCAGAAAAAATTATATTTCTAGCAAAAGAAATAGAAAAAGAACCGGAGCTTGGATATAAGGAAGTTAAAACTTCAAAAAAGATTACAGATTTTTTTGAAGAATTAGGATTGAATTATAGAAGTGGACTTGCATTAACAGGGGTAAAAGCTAAATTAAAAAATGAATCAAAAGGACCCAATGTAGCTATATTAAGTGAACTTGATGGAGTAATTTGTTTTGATAGTCCAAAGGCGGATAAAAAAACAGGGGCAACTCATACATGTGGACATCATTTACAAATGGCAGCTATGCTTGGGGCAGCACTTGGACTTAAAAAAGCAAATATTGAAAATGAACTATATGGTAATGTAACTTTTATGGCAGTTCCATCAGAAGAGTATATTGAAATTGCATATAGAAGTAAGCTAAAGGAAGAAGGAAAAGTTCATTTCTTAGCTGGAAAACAAGAATTGATTTACAACGGAGAATTTGATGATGTAGATATAGCAATGATGTTTCATTCATTAAAAAATTGTCCAACTCCTACAGTTGCTACTGGCGAAACTAGTAATGGATTTTTAGGAAAGACAATTCATTATAAGGGAAAAGCAGCTCATGCAGCAGAAGCACCTCATGCTGGAGTAAATGCTTTAAATGCAGCTATGCTTGGAATAATGGGAATTAATGCATTAAGAGAGACTTTTAGAGATGAGGATTCTATAAGAGTACATCCTATTATTACAAAGGGTGGAGATACTGTAAACAGTGTTCCGTCAGATGTAAGAATGGAGTCTTATGTAAGAGCGAAAAATATAAAAGCTATGAAAGAAACTAATGAAAAAGTTGATCGTGCATTACTTGCTGGTGGATATGCAATTGGAGCAGAAACTACTATAAATACAATTCCAGGACATCTTCCATTAAGATGCTCATCAATCATGAACAATATGTTTGAGGAAAATGCAAAAAAATTATTACCAGAGGAACAAGTTATAGATGCAGGACATTTTACAGCTTCAACAGACATGGGAGACGTTTCTAATCTTATACCATCAATACATCCTTTTATAGGGGGAGTTTCAGGAAATCTTCATACAAAAGATTTTAAAGTAGAAGATTATGATGCAGCATTAATTTTACCAGCAAAATTAATGGCTATGACTGTTGTGGATTTATTATTTAATAATGCTAAAGAAGGGAAAAAAGTTATAGAAGCTTTTGAACCTACATTTGAGAGCAAGGATGAATATATAAAATTTTTAGAAGGCTGTTTTGAAAGAAAGGTGAACTAA
- a CDS encoding LysO family transporter: MKIGKSLFVLILMGMLSLVGNLVGPKHGIFEALPGMAILVLISIVGIILAKVIPGKIPAVAYIVTLGCIVTYPGFPGAAIVSKYMSKVDFLSLTTPILAYVGISIGKDLDSFKKSGWRIIVVSCAVFIGTYLGSAIIAQLILKSLGQI; the protein is encoded by the coding sequence ATGAAAATTGGAAAGTCTTTATTTGTATTAATTTTAATGGGGATGTTATCTCTAGTAGGAAATTTAGTTGGACCTAAACATGGTATATTTGAAGCACTACCGGGAATGGCTATACTTGTATTAATATCTATAGTTGGAATAATACTTGCAAAGGTAATACCAGGGAAGATACCTGCTGTTGCATATATTGTTACTTTAGGGTGTATAGTTACTTATCCAGGATTTCCTGGTGCAGCTATAGTTTCTAAGTATATGTCAAAGGTAGATTTCTTATCTTTAACTACTCCAATACTTGCGTATGTAGGTATTTCTATAGGAAAAGACTTAGATAGCTTTAAAAAATCAGGTTGGAGAATTATTGTTGTATCATGTGCTGTATTCATAGGAACTTATTTAGGATCTGCAATAATCGCTCAACTTATATTAAAATCTTTAGGACAAATATAA
- a CDS encoding electron transfer flavoprotein subunit alpha/FixB family protein, with the protein MSSITILKDKCVGCKICANTCPFGAIEIENKKAIIKDNCTLCGSCINVCKFNAIELKKDTVTNVDISSYTGIFVFAEHKNGIIEDVVFELLGKAKELSNDLNTKVSAIILGENLDKSCKDLIAYGADIVYCIDNPEFANYSDEKYSLAISKLIEDNKPEIVLLGATSYGRSLAPRIASKLNTGLTADCTILEIDSKEKLLQQTRPAFGGNLMATIVCPNHRPQMATVRPKIMKALEPDYCRKGKIINCNNFDLPKSKTKVIDICQFKNESLNIEDAEIIVAVGRGIGDSNNMKLVEELAHLLNAQIGASRAAVDEGIVDYSHQIGQTGKTVSPKFYFALGISGAIQHTAGISSSDIIIAINKDPDAPIFKIANYGLVGTIEDLLPKIIKNLKEKSL; encoded by the coding sequence ATGAGTAGTATAACTATATTAAAGGACAAATGTGTAGGATGTAAAATTTGTGCAAATACTTGTCCTTTTGGGGCTATAGAAATTGAAAATAAAAAAGCTATTATTAAAGATAACTGCACTCTTTGTGGTTCTTGCATAAATGTATGTAAATTTAATGCTATAGAACTAAAAAAAGATACGGTTACAAATGTTGATATATCATCTTACACTGGAATTTTTGTATTTGCAGAACATAAAAATGGCATAATTGAAGATGTTGTATTTGAACTTTTAGGTAAAGCAAAAGAACTATCTAATGATTTAAATACAAAAGTTTCAGCAATCATACTAGGAGAAAATTTAGATAAAAGTTGCAAGGATTTAATAGCATATGGTGCTGACATTGTATATTGTATAGACAATCCTGAGTTCGCTAATTATAGTGACGAAAAATATTCCTTAGCTATATCTAAACTTATAGAAGATAATAAACCTGAAATAGTATTGCTAGGTGCTACATCATATGGTCGTTCTCTTGCACCAAGAATAGCATCTAAATTAAATACAGGACTTACAGCAGATTGCACAATTTTAGAAATAGATTCTAAAGAAAAATTATTACAACAGACAAGACCTGCCTTTGGTGGAAACTTAATGGCTACTATTGTGTGTCCAAATCATAGACCTCAAATGGCAACTGTTCGTCCTAAAATTATGAAGGCCCTGGAACCTGACTACTGTAGAAAAGGTAAAATAATAAATTGTAACAACTTTGATTTACCAAAATCTAAAACAAAGGTTATAGACATATGTCAATTTAAAAATGAAAGTTTAAATATTGAAGATGCCGAAATTATTGTAGCTGTTGGACGTGGTATTGGTGATTCTAATAACATGAAGCTAGTAGAAGAATTAGCTCATTTGTTAAATGCTCAAATCGGAGCATCTCGTGCTGCTGTAGATGAAGGCATTGTAGATTATAGTCATCAGATTGGTCAAACTGGTAAAACAGTTTCTCCTAAATTTTATTTTGCACTTGGAATTTCTGGTGCAATTCAACATACCGCAGGAATATCTTCATCAGACATAATAATTGCTATAAATAAAGATCCTGATGCGCCAATATTTAAAATTGCAAATTATGGACTTGTAGGTACTATTGAAGATCTTCTTCCAAAGATCATTAAAAATTTAAAAGAAAAATCTCTTTAA
- a CDS encoding DUF3100 domain-containing protein — protein MKNWKNHIIVLIVVIIAEFIGVIKFKVGPGTLVFLPMLYALIIGIFLGPKFLKIVNEKDMKDAGTLITISLMLLMARYGTTIGPTLPKIIKSSPALILQEFGNIGTVFLGVPLAIFLGLKRETIGAAHSISREPNIALISDIYGLDGEEGKGVMGVYICGTVFGTVFFGLIATFCAAYTPLHPYSLAMASGVGSASMMTAAVGSLSAMFPNMQETLTAFGAASNMLSGLDGLYMSLWVAIPLAEWLYRKVYRIKYGVQPPKVEKKSVVSKEV, from the coding sequence ATGAAGAATTGGAAAAATCATATTATTGTTTTAATTGTGGTTATTATAGCTGAATTTATAGGGGTTATAAAGTTTAAAGTGGGACCAGGGACTTTAGTGTTTTTACCTATGCTTTACGCACTTATAATTGGAATATTTTTGGGTCCTAAGTTTTTAAAGATTGTAAATGAGAAAGATATGAAAGATGCAGGAACACTTATAACTATTTCTTTAATGCTTCTTATGGCAAGATACGGAACTACAATAGGACCAACACTTCCTAAGATTATAAAATCAAGTCCTGCTCTTATATTGCAAGAGTTTGGTAATATAGGAACAGTATTTTTAGGAGTGCCTTTAGCAATATTCTTAGGATTAAAGAGAGAAACAATTGGTGCTGCCCACTCTATATCTCGTGAACCTAATATTGCTTTAATAAGTGATATATATGGATTAGATGGAGAAGAAGGAAAAGGGGTAATGGGAGTTTACATTTGCGGAACTGTTTTTGGAACAGTATTCTTTGGATTAATTGCGACTTTCTGTGCTGCATATACTCCATTACATCCATATTCATTAGCAATGGCATCAGGTGTTGGAAGTGCAAGTATGATGACAGCGGCAGTTGGTTCTTTAAGTGCCATGTTCCCAAATATGCAAGAAACATTAACTGCCTTTGGAGCAGCAAGTAACATGTTATCAGGACTTGATGGGCTTTATATGTCTTTATGGGTTGCAATTCCACTTGCAGAATGGCTTTACAGAAAGGTTTATAGAATAAAGTATGGTGTACAACCTCCAAAGGTTGAAAAAAAGAGCGTAGTATCTAAGGAGGTTTAA